Proteins from one Cryptomeria japonica chromosome 4, Sugi_1.0, whole genome shotgun sequence genomic window:
- the LOC131060423 gene encoding glucan endo-1,3-beta-glucosidase has product MAARVGVCYGMLGNLPNPWEVVEMLKQHNIGKVRIFQAHHEALRALANTGIEVIVGVGNDELQIIASDQAAANGWVNDNVRAFYPATNIKYISVGNEVLHYGNERFVSFLVPAMQNIQTAVRAANLQDNIKVSTTHASSVLGSSFPPSGGEFRNDLKNTLRPLLGFLAENGGPLLANVYPYFSYVGNKAQISLDYALFKSSSPVVNDGGRQYWSLFDAMVDSLIAACEREGHGGIEVVITESGWPSAGDDGAASVENARAYSDNLVRHVLSNEGTPRRPGRSIDTYIFAMFNENMKDGPEIERHFGLFYPDKNSVYPVNFTP; this is encoded by the exons ATGGCGGCAAGAG TTGGAGTGTGTTATGGAATGTTGGGGAACCTGCCGAACCCGTGGGAGGTGGTGGAGATGTTGAAGCAACACAACATCGGAAAAGTGAGGATTTTCCAAGCACATCACGAAGCCCTGAGAGCCCTAGCAAACACAGGCATAGAAGTAATAGTGGGTGTGGGCAACGATGAGCTTCAGATAATAGCAAGCGACCAGGCGGCAGCCAACGGGTGGGTCAATGACAACGTTCGCGCTTTCTACCCGGCGACCAACATCAAATACATTTCGGTAGGAAACGAAGTGTTGCATTACGGAAACGAGAGATTTGTCTCGTTTCTCGTCCCTGCAATGCAAAATATTCAGACAGCAGTCCGCGCCGCCAATCTGCAGGATAACATAAAGGTGTCCACCACGCACGCCTCATCTGTGCTGGGGAGTTCTTTTCCGCCATCAGGGGGAGAGTTCCGCAACGATCTGAAGAACACGCTGCGCCCTCTGCTGGGCTTCTTGGCAGAGAACGGGGGTCCGCTTTTGGCCAATGTGTACCCATATTTCAGCTATGTGGGGAACAAGGCCCAGATATCGTTAGACTATGCGCTCTTCAAGTCATCCAGCCCGGTCGTCAACGACGGAGGCCGTCAATACTGGAGCCTGTTTGACGCCATGGTGGATTCTCTGATAGCTGCGTGTGAGAGAGAGGGGCATGGAGGGATAGAAGTGGTCATTACAGAGAGCGGATGGCCGTCTGCGGGAGATGATGGGGCGGCCAGCGTGGAGAACGCGAGGGCGTACAGTGACAACCTGGTGAGGCACGTTTTGTCCAACGAGGGAACTCCTCGGAGACCAGGGAGGTCCATCGACACTTACATTTTCGCCATGTTCAACGAGAATATGAAGGACGGACCAGAGATCGAGCGCCATTTTGGGCTCTTTTATCCCGATAAGAATTCCGTTTACCCCGTCAACTTCACTCCCTAG